The genomic interval GGCGTAGCCCGCCTCGAGCAGCGCGTACTCCAGATGGATGCCCTTGGGGTCGCCGGAGTAGGCGAAGTAAGGGTAGGCGTTCACCAGGAACGGCGAGCCGGTCCTCGCGTGGTAGTCGAGGATGGGGCAGATGTACGGGAGGAGGTCCCTGCGGAAGGCACCCGACGAGGGCGGATAGGACGTGCCGAGCACGCCGAGGTTGTGCGCCGTGGTGACGGAGATCTGCTTGTCGAGGCCGAGCTTGGCGAGCGCGCCGTGCAGGGACTGCATCGCCGGGAGAAGAGCGCGCGTGAGAGCGGAGTTGTTGCCCGTGAGCACCTCGTTGCCGACGGTGAGCGCGGCGATCTTGGTGTCCGGCAGGAAGGGCATGACGTTGGACCTGAGCCACGAATCCGCGCCACCCGGGTCAGCGAGCCCGGCCAGGGACTGGTCGGGCACGCCGACGAAGAGCTCGACCCCGGTCTTGGCGAAGGCGTGCAGCACAGCAGGGTCGGCGTCGTAGAGCCGCACGCGGCCAATGCCGAGGCCCTCGAGCAGCGGCAGCAcggcctgcggcggcgggaggttgcTCCCCACGCGGCCGTAGTTGATGCCCACCAGCGACGCCGACGTGGCATCCGAGGCGGGCGCcagcgcgagcgcgagcgcgagcgcgcACAGAGCCGCTGGTAGCCAGCCAACGCGG from Oryza glaberrima chromosome 3, OglaRS2, whole genome shotgun sequence carries:
- the LOC127765559 gene encoding glucan endo-1,3-beta-glucosidase 10-like, with the translated sequence MAPPSCLLRVGWLPAALCALALALALAPASDATSASLVGINYGRVGSNLPPPQAVLPLLEGLGIGRVRLYDADPAVLHAFAKTGVELFVGVPDQSLAGLADPGGADSWLRSNVMPFLPDTKIAALTVGNEVLTGNNSALTRALLPAMQSLHGALAKLGLDKQISVTTAHNLGVLGTSYPPSSGAFRRDLLPYICPILDYHARTGSPFLVNAYPYFAYSGDPKGIHLEYALLEAGYAGVPDPNSGLRYPNLLVAQVDAVYHAIAAANTAAARVVEVRISETGWPSSGDPGETAATPQNAARYNSNAMRLVAEGKGTPLKPTVAMRAYVFALFNENLKPGLASERNYGLFKPDGTPVYELSYKLPRDNSTFGGAGNSGWRFPGGGGGNVSGGYDNNGVNSGYYDISAASPDSAGPCRWSQAAVAGAMAVLVVAA